In Desulforegula conservatrix Mb1Pa, one DNA window encodes the following:
- a CDS encoding DEAD/DEAH box helicase family protein has translation MAQDTGFPGSGFKKERSSNFSFLPRGFDTISESAIRAEGYIMGDPRAACFHARFSLESLVHWLYRHDPALRMPYDTSLGALLHEPSFQNHLPQAVFQKARVIQKLGNQAVHSQKPVLQYDAMQVVKELHHICYWLVRTYSGGATLSEWQDGLVPKSVHPAEAVARKDLEALKTELAEESRARLKEQQEKDALDAELQKLKAQLAEARAKAEAVPDTHDYSEADTRHYLIDVDLRRAGWSLEDERDREYEVRGMPNEKGIGYADYVLWGDDGRPLAVLEAKKTTADPAVGKQQAKLYADCLENMHGQRPIIFMTNGYETWLWDDVFYPQRRVSGFYKKDELHRLIIRRSQRSKLDVAQIKDAISGRYYQKRAIGSIFSHFASGRRKALLVMATGTGKTRTAISLVDVLQRSGWVKRALFLADRVSLVKQAASAFKAHLPESSPVNLVTEKDADARVYVCTYPTMLNLIDQTDGGEARFGSGYFDLVIIDEAHRSVYQKYGAIFRYFDSLLVGLTATPSEEVDRNTYDLFELEPGVPTDAYELEKAILDGFLVPPKVQQVDLKFPREGIDYESLSDEEKEQWESLDWGDDADENGLPSQVNASAINNWLFNKNTVDMVLRHLMENGHKVEGGDRLGKTIIFARNHEHAKFLEERFNHHYPHYAGHFARIIDNYAKYPQSLIDDFSIKDKAPHIAISVDMMDTGIDVPEVANLVFFKPVFSKIKFWQMIGRGTRLCPDLFGPGQDKEDFRIFDFCFNFDFFRENPKGIEAGGGVSLGTRLFRSRVKLLGYLQAAPDISKDSGLRDALTTELFREVSAMNPENFIVRMHLETVERFKKREAWESLGEDDRAILQREVAGLPSEIETDDIEARQFDNTALRMQLALVENESALLERLRQQVVDIAMLLGEKAAIPSVRDQLAYLSAMEETGFWEGINLDGLEEMRLRLRGLVAFLDRTKRKIVYTDFKDEVLGVREESGIYMPKMTGTQYEKKVKDYLKSHLDHIVIHRLRSNQPLTEIDLKGLGQTLAEIGEDEGETLLGSLIERSGSPSVPWFVRSLVGMDRSAAYEAFSRFLNDRSLTPQQIRFVELIIDQLTSRGVMEASALYEAPFTSLHAGGPDALFVGRENVIEGIFDTLETVHSWLGKEAG, from the coding sequence ATGGCTCAAGATACAGGTTTTCCTGGTTCAGGTTTCAAAAAAGAGCGTTCTTCCAATTTCTCCTTTCTTCCCAGGGGATTCGATACGATATCGGAGTCTGCAATCAGGGCCGAAGGCTATATAATGGGTGATCCCAGGGCCGCGTGTTTCCATGCCAGATTCTCGCTCGAGTCTCTGGTTCACTGGCTTTACCGCCATGATCCGGCTCTTCGCATGCCCTACGACACCAGCCTTGGCGCTCTTCTGCACGAGCCGAGCTTCCAGAATCATCTTCCCCAGGCTGTTTTCCAGAAGGCGAGGGTGATCCAGAAACTCGGGAACCAGGCGGTTCACAGCCAGAAGCCTGTTCTCCAGTACGACGCGATGCAGGTGGTCAAGGAGCTTCACCATATCTGCTACTGGCTGGTTAGGACTTATTCTGGCGGAGCGACGCTTTCGGAATGGCAGGACGGGCTTGTTCCAAAATCTGTTCACCCTGCCGAGGCTGTGGCGAGAAAGGATCTTGAGGCACTAAAGACAGAGCTTGCCGAAGAGAGCAGGGCCAGACTGAAGGAACAGCAGGAGAAGGACGCCCTCGACGCGGAACTTCAGAAGCTTAAGGCCCAGCTTGCTGAAGCAAGGGCAAAGGCTGAGGCTGTTCCTGACACCCACGACTATTCAGAGGCAGATACAAGGCATTATCTCATAGACGTTGACCTTAGAAGGGCTGGCTGGTCTCTGGAAGATGAGAGGGACAGGGAATACGAAGTAAGGGGCATGCCCAATGAAAAGGGTATTGGCTATGCTGACTATGTTCTCTGGGGGGATGATGGCAGGCCTCTTGCAGTGCTTGAGGCCAAGAAAACGACTGCTGACCCTGCGGTTGGCAAGCAGCAGGCCAAACTTTACGCAGACTGCCTTGAGAATATGCACGGCCAGAGGCCTATTATTTTTATGACAAACGGGTATGAGACCTGGCTCTGGGACGATGTTTTCTATCCGCAGAGAAGGGTTAGTGGCTTTTATAAAAAGGACGAGCTTCACCGCCTTATAATCAGGCGTTCACAAAGATCAAAACTGGACGTTGCCCAGATAAAGGATGCAATCTCAGGGCGCTATTACCAGAAACGCGCCATTGGCAGCATATTTTCCCATTTTGCTTCTGGAAGGCGAAAGGCTCTTCTTGTGATGGCTACGGGAACAGGCAAGACCAGAACCGCTATTTCGCTCGTGGATGTTCTTCAAAGGTCTGGCTGGGTGAAAAGGGCGCTTTTTCTGGCTGACAGAGTATCCCTTGTCAAGCAGGCTGCCAGCGCTTTCAAGGCCCATCTTCCTGAATCAAGCCCTGTGAATCTTGTGACTGAAAAAGATGCTGACGCAAGGGTCTATGTATGCACATATCCCACTATGCTCAATCTGATAGACCAGACAGACGGGGGCGAGGCCCGTTTCGGTTCCGGCTATTTCGACCTTGTGATAATAGACGAGGCCCACAGATCCGTTTATCAGAAATACGGGGCCATTTTCAGGTATTTCGATTCCCTTCTTGTAGGGCTTACAGCAACACCGAGCGAGGAAGTTGACAGGAATACATACGATCTTTTCGAGCTTGAGCCTGGAGTGCCGACCGACGCATACGAACTTGAAAAGGCTATTTTGGACGGCTTTCTTGTTCCTCCGAAGGTTCAGCAGGTGGATCTTAAGTTCCCGCGAGAGGGCATAGACTACGAATCTTTGAGCGACGAGGAAAAAGAGCAGTGGGAAAGCCTGGACTGGGGCGATGATGCGGATGAGAACGGCCTGCCGTCCCAGGTAAATGCATCTGCCATAAACAACTGGCTGTTCAACAAGAATACTGTGGACATGGTTCTTCGGCATCTGATGGAAAACGGGCATAAGGTGGAAGGCGGAGACAGGCTCGGAAAGACCATTATCTTTGCAAGAAACCATGAACACGCCAAATTTCTGGAAGAGCGGTTCAATCACCATTATCCTCATTACGCAGGGCATTTTGCAAGGATCATAGACAATTACGCCAAATATCCCCAGAGCCTGATCGATGATTTTTCCATAAAAGACAAGGCTCCGCACATAGCCATTTCAGTTGATATGATGGATACGGGCATAGACGTGCCCGAAGTTGCCAATCTGGTCTTTTTCAAGCCGGTTTTTTCAAAGATTAAATTCTGGCAGATGATCGGGCGCGGTACACGTCTGTGTCCTGATCTTTTCGGGCCTGGACAGGACAAGGAAGATTTCCGCATATTTGATTTTTGCTTCAACTTCGACTTTTTCAGGGAAAATCCCAAAGGCATAGAGGCCGGAGGCGGAGTCTCGCTTGGAACAAGGCTTTTCAGATCGAGGGTTAAGCTGCTTGGCTATCTTCAGGCTGCACCTGATATTTCCAAAGACTCGGGATTGCGGGACGCTTTGACCACAGAGCTTTTTAGGGAAGTCAGCGCAATGAATCCAGAAAATTTCATTGTGAGAATGCATCTTGAGACTGTGGAGCGTTTTAAGAAGCGTGAGGCATGGGAGAGTCTGGGCGAGGACGACAGGGCGATTCTTCAGAGGGAGGTCGCTGGTCTTCCGAGTGAAATAGAGACGGACGACATCGAGGCCCGCCAGTTTGACAATACTGCCCTTCGCATGCAGCTGGCGCTTGTGGAAAATGAGTCTGCACTGCTTGAAAGGCTGAGGCAGCAGGTGGTGGATATTGCCATGCTTCTGGGTGAGAAGGCGGCAATTCCTTCTGTAAGGGATCAGCTTGCTTATCTTTCAGCAATGGAGGAGACAGGATTCTGGGAAGGGATCAATCTTGACGGGCTTGAAGAAATGAGGCTTAGATTGCGCGGCCTTGTTGCTTTTCTGGACAGGACGAAACGAAAAATCGTTTACACTGACTTCAAGGATGAGGTTCTGGGAGTGCGCGAGGAAAGCGGCATATATATGCCTAAGATGACAGGAACCCAGTATGAGAAAAAGGTGAAGGACTATCTGAAAAGCCATCTGGATCACATCGTCATTCACCGTCTGAGGAGCAACCAGCCTCTTACGGAAATCGACCTAAAGGGACTTGGGCAGACCCTTGCGGAGATAGGAGAAGATGAAGGCGAGACCCTTCTTGGAAGTCTGATTGAAAGGAGTGGCTCCCCATCTGTGCCCTGGTTTGTGAGAAGTCTTGTGGGTATGGATCGCAGCGCGGCATATGAAGCTTTTTCCAGATTTCTAAATGACCGCAGTCTTACGCCCCAGCAGATCCGTTTCGTTGAGCTGATAATAGATCAACTCACCTCAAGGGGTGTAATGGAGGCATCTGCGCTTTACGAGGCTCCTTTCACAAGTCTGCACGCTGGTGGGCCTGATGCTCTTTTTGTCGGCAGGGAAAATGTCATAGAAGGCATATTTGATACGCTTGAGACCGTTCATTCATGGCTTGGAAAAGAGGCAGGGTGA
- a CDS encoding restriction endonuclease subunit S, which translates to MKWQLNSLITVCNIEMGQAPPGKSYNEIGEGVPLIAGAGDFDGNIPNVKKFTTSPSKISTPGDIILGIRASIGEKVWSDRAYCLGRGVVGLRPKSELHPQYLWHWLDSAKHILLSNARGATFLQVNRKDIESLEIPLPPLAEQKRIAEILDAADALRAKRRESLAQLDNLLQSTFLDMFGDPVTNPKGWEVIQFQKIGKSRLGKMLDKGKQKGDCLFPYLANFNVQWFKIELKELRYMDFTEADRKEFELQKGDLLICEGGEVGRAAIWQDEHNSIYFQKALHRVRLYPDFAIPEYVLYYMWFMASNGGFKDFINSATIAHLTGVSLKILPFPCAPISLQRRFASIVESVEKQKEKVGAHLVELDALFASLQSRAFNGEL; encoded by the coding sequence ATGAAATGGCAATTGAATTCATTAATTACTGTTTGCAACATTGAAATGGGTCAAGCTCCACCAGGAAAATCATACAACGAAATTGGGGAAGGTGTTCCTTTGATTGCCGGGGCAGGTGACTTTGATGGAAACATTCCAAATGTAAAAAAATTTACAACGTCTCCTTCTAAAATATCAACACCTGGAGACATTATTCTCGGGATAAGAGCTTCCATAGGAGAAAAAGTCTGGAGTGATCGCGCGTATTGTTTAGGCCGAGGTGTTGTAGGGCTCCGTCCGAAATCAGAACTTCATCCACAATACTTGTGGCATTGGCTTGATTCTGCAAAACACATTCTTTTGTCAAATGCCAGAGGGGCAACTTTTTTACAGGTAAACAGGAAAGATATTGAGTCCCTCGAAATCCCCCTCCCACCCCTCGCCGAGCAGAAGCGGATTGCGGAGATTCTGGATGCGGCGGATGCTTTGAGGGCCAAGCGCCGCGAGTCGCTTGCCCAGCTCGACAACTTGCTCCAATCCACCTTCCTTGACATGTTTGGTGATCCTGTAACCAATCCGAAGGGGTGGGAGGTAATTCAATTTCAAAAAATAGGTAAGAGTCGGTTAGGCAAAATGCTCGACAAAGGTAAACAAAAAGGAGATTGTCTATTCCCTTACCTTGCAAACTTTAACGTTCAGTGGTTTAAAATTGAATTAAAAGAGCTGCGTTATATGGATTTTACTGAAGCTGACAGAAAAGAATTTGAGCTTCAGAAAGGTGATTTGCTTATTTGTGAAGGAGGTGAAGTAGGAAGAGCCGCAATCTGGCAAGATGAACATAATTCCATATACTTCCAAAAGGCTCTTCATCGTGTTCGCCTATATCCTGACTTTGCAATTCCAGAATATGTTCTGTACTACATGTGGTTCATGGCTTCAAATGGAGGATTTAAAGATTTTATAAATTCTGCAACTATTGCTCATTTAACCGGTGTAAGTTTGAAAATTTTGCCATTCCCATGTGCTCCCATAAGCCTCCAACGCCGCTTCGCCAGTATCGTCGAATCTGTGGAGAAGCAGAAGGAGAAGGTGGGGGCGCATCTTGTCGAGCTGGATGCTTTGTTCGCGTCCTTGCAGTCGAGGGCTTTTAATGGAGAGCTGTGA
- a CDS encoding DUF1016 N-terminal domain-containing protein encodes MTVTVGFHDSVRGILREARKHAYSQVNRVMVEAYWKIGRRIVEEEQKGSIKAGYGEGLLLCLPRALTDEFGKGFSYAKPSEFQTVLPALAGF; translated from the coding sequence ATGACTGTGACGGTGGGTTTTCATGATTCGGTGCGCGGCATTTTAAGGGAAGCCCGGAAGCACGCCTATTCCCAGGTAAACCGGGTGATGGTCGAGGCTTACTGGAAAATCGGGCGGCGCATTGTGGAAGAGGAACAGAAGGGAAGCATTAAGGCCGGGTATGGCGAAGGCCTGCTTCTATGTCTGCCCCGCGCCCTGACCGATGAGTTCGGAAAAGGGTTTTCCTATGCAAAACCTTCGGAATTTCAGACAGTTCTACCTGCCTTGGCCGGATTTTGA
- a CDS encoding type I restriction-modification system subunit M, producing MFQEFRPKVDRIWDTMWSGGISNPLSVIEQLTYLLFIKRLDELQNLMEKKAARSGKPIEKPIFGKDQEHLRWSRFKETAPEQMYNTVKDGVFPFIKSLGSSDENGDPEDSTYTHHMKDAIFMMPTPRVLANVVDQLDGIDMSDSDTKGDLYEYMLDKISQSGQNGQFRTPRHIIKLMVEMTAPTPKDLICDPACGTAGFLIAASEYLVRNHGEEIYRSEEARRRFNDHTFHGYDFDSTMLRIGSMNMLLHGVENPDIRYRDSLAEDSGDDRGKYISKKYTLILANPPFAGSLDHESTARDLQRTVKTKKTELLFIALFLRLLSSGGRAAVIVPDGVLFGSSNAHKSIRKIIVDDQKLDAIISMPSGVFKPYAGVSTAILFFTKTDSGGTDRVWFYDMKADGYSLDDKRTPQPDKSDLKDILERWRNLDNEADRKRTDQSFYVPVSEIRGNDYDLSINRYKEVEYEAVAYDPPRVILERLGKLEDEIAEGRKTLEALLNGELGTEKGKLGTGSSELGTEKGKLGTGSSERGTERGERGAGISELGTENAE from the coding sequence ATGTTTCAGGAATTCAGACCAAAGGTCGACCGCATCTGGGACACGATGTGGTCTGGCGGAATATCAAACCCTCTGTCCGTCATAGAGCAGCTGACCTATCTTCTTTTCATAAAGCGGCTGGACGAGCTGCAAAATCTCATGGAGAAAAAGGCCGCAAGAAGCGGGAAGCCAATAGAGAAACCCATATTTGGCAAGGATCAGGAGCATCTTCGCTGGTCGCGTTTCAAAGAGACTGCCCCTGAGCAGATGTATAATACTGTGAAGGACGGGGTTTTCCCTTTCATAAAATCCCTTGGAAGCAGCGACGAAAATGGAGACCCGGAAGATTCCACCTACACCCACCACATGAAGGACGCCATCTTCATGATGCCGACTCCCCGCGTTCTTGCAAACGTGGTGGATCAGCTCGACGGCATAGACATGTCAGACTCTGACACCAAGGGCGATCTCTATGAATACATGCTGGACAAGATTTCCCAATCAGGACAGAACGGCCAGTTCCGCACGCCTCGCCATATCATAAAACTCATGGTTGAGATGACCGCCCCAACTCCGAAGGATTTGATCTGCGACCCTGCCTGCGGTACAGCCGGGTTTCTTATCGCAGCCTCGGAATATCTGGTCAGGAACCACGGCGAGGAAATATACAGGAGCGAAGAGGCCCGCCGCAGATTCAACGACCACACCTTCCACGGCTATGATTTCGATTCCACCATGCTCCGCATAGGAAGCATGAACATGCTGCTCCACGGCGTCGAGAATCCTGACATCAGATACAGGGATTCCCTTGCCGAAGACTCCGGCGACGACAGAGGGAAATACATCAGCAAGAAGTACACCCTTATCCTGGCGAATCCGCCCTTTGCCGGAAGCCTTGACCATGAATCCACAGCCAGGGATCTCCAGAGAACCGTAAAGACCAAAAAGACAGAACTGCTTTTTATAGCCCTTTTCCTGCGACTTCTTTCGAGCGGCGGCCGCGCTGCCGTAATCGTGCCCGACGGCGTTCTCTTCGGCTCCAGCAATGCCCACAAGTCCATAAGAAAAATTATTGTGGATGATCAGAAATTAGACGCCATCATATCCATGCCGTCCGGTGTTTTCAAACCATACGCCGGGGTGAGCACGGCCATATTATTTTTCACAAAGACAGATTCAGGCGGAACAGACAGAGTCTGGTTCTACGACATGAAGGCCGACGGTTACAGCCTGGATGACAAACGCACGCCCCAGCCGGATAAAAGCGATCTCAAGGACATACTCGAACGCTGGCGGAATCTTGATAACGAGGCTGATCGCAAACGCACTGACCAGTCTTTTTATGTGCCTGTTTCAGAAATAAGGGGAAACGATTACGACCTTTCCATAAACAGGTACAAGGAAGTGGAATACGAGGCAGTGGCGTATGATCCGCCCAGGGTGATTCTGGAACGGCTTGGGAAGCTGGAAGATGAGATTGCCGAGGGACGGAAGACACTTGAGGCGCTGCTTAACGGGGAACTCGGAACGGAGAAGGGGAAACTCGGAACTGGGAGCTCGGAACTCGGAACGGAGAAGGGGAAACTCGGAACTGGGAGCTCGGAACGCGGAACGGAGAGAGGGGAACGCGGAGCTGGGATCTCGGAACTCGGAACGGAGAACGCGGAATGA
- a CDS encoding GNAT family N-acetyltransferase yields the protein MIIRKAEKQDFENIWPIFSEIVTSGETYAYPMDITKEDARRYWMEAPRETYVLIENGSIMGTYYIKTNHPGPGEHVCNCGYMVASTARGMGFATMMCLHSQKRALELGYKAMQFNFVASSNEIAVRLWNRLGYETVGRLPKAFNHPKLGYIEAFVMFKWLDQ from the coding sequence ATGATTATAAGAAAAGCTGAAAAACAGGATTTTGAGAATATCTGGCCAATTTTTTCCGAGATTGTAACCTCAGGCGAAACCTATGCCTATCCAATGGACATTACAAAGGAAGATGCCCGGCGTTACTGGATGGAAGCTCCCAGAGAGACTTATGTTCTGATCGAAAACGGCAGCATTATGGGAACATATTACATCAAGACCAACCATCCAGGCCCTGGAGAGCACGTCTGCAACTGCGGATACATGGTAGCGTCAACAGCGCGGGGAATGGGTTTTGCCACCATGATGTGCCTCCATTCCCAGAAAAGGGCACTCGAACTCGGATATAAGGCCATGCAGTTCAATTTTGTGGCTTCAAGCAATGAAATAGCGGTCAGGCTCTGGAACAGGCTTGGCTACGAGACTGTCGGGCGCCTTCCAAAAGCGTTCAACCATCCCAAGCTTGGCTATATAGAAGCTTTTGTCATGTTTAAATGGCTGGATCAATGA
- the rsgA gene encoding ribosome small subunit-dependent GTPase A yields the protein MMNTSKDNNISNLLLMGWTSHFQEQLENFSNKDITPARVIGVRKNSFLVSDGNNEWLATVAGRLRIDTGSMYPVTGDWVIMNGSVISRVLVRRNTLSRGASGTRNKQDAQPQKEQVIAANLDTVFIVTGLDRDYNLRRIERYLTLIWNCGINPVIILTKADLHQEPLNFVNEVESVAFGVPVYLISAYEDTCLKSLEPYLAKGQTTTMVGSSGAGKSTLLNRLYSKEIQLTSPISIHDGKGKHTTTSRHMAVMPQGGMLIDNPGIREIAFWEVDKGMGSAFPEIEAIGKECRFTNCSHTHEPGCMVLGAVEEGKISIDRLENFRKMKREMEYLSDRQHKSADRVEKERWKDITMQIKTIKKRNSGFKH from the coding sequence ATGATGAACACCAGTAAAGATAATAATATTAGCAACCTTTTACTGATGGGATGGACTTCACATTTTCAGGAACAGCTTGAAAATTTTTCAAATAAAGACATAACACCCGCACGAGTGATAGGAGTAAGAAAAAACAGCTTTCTCGTAAGCGACGGAAATAACGAATGGCTCGCCACAGTGGCAGGCAGGCTGAGGATTGACACAGGCTCCATGTATCCTGTCACAGGAGATTGGGTGATAATGAATGGGTCTGTTATTTCAAGGGTGCTGGTACGCAGAAACACTCTGTCAAGAGGCGCTTCAGGCACACGCAACAAACAGGATGCCCAGCCCCAAAAGGAACAGGTAATCGCGGCAAACCTTGATACCGTATTTATAGTTACCGGCCTTGACCGGGATTATAACCTGCGCCGCATAGAAAGGTATCTGACGCTTATCTGGAACTGCGGCATAAATCCTGTAATCATTCTGACAAAAGCGGATCTCCACCAGGAGCCCTTGAATTTTGTAAATGAAGTCGAGTCAGTGGCCTTCGGCGTTCCGGTATATCTGATTTCTGCATATGAAGACACATGCCTTAAATCTCTTGAGCCATACCTCGCAAAAGGCCAGACTACAACAATGGTTGGATCTTCAGGTGCAGGAAAATCAACACTGCTGAACAGGCTTTACAGCAAGGAAATTCAGCTTACCAGTCCCATCAGCATTCATGATGGCAAGGGTAAACATACCACCACCTCCAGACACATGGCAGTGATGCCCCAGGGCGGAATGCTGATCGACAACCCCGGCATCCGGGAAATAGCATTCTGGGAAGTGGACAAAGGTATGGGAAGCGCGTTTCCTGAGATTGAAGCGATAGGTAAGGAATGCCGTTTCACAAATTGCAGCCACACCCACGAGCCAGGCTGCATGGTGCTTGGGGCGGTAGAAGAGGGGAAAATCTCAATAGACAGACTGGAAAACTTTCGCAAAATGAAACGTGAAATGGAGTATCTGTCAGATCGCCAGCACAAAAGCGCTGACCGGGTCGAAAAGGAGAGATGGAAAGACATCACCATGCAAATCAAAACCATAAAAAAAAGGAATTCAGGCTTCAAACATTAG